The Deltaproteobacteria bacterium region TTATTAGGATAGGCTCTTAGCTATTGGCTGTTAGCTAGATGGTGAATCTCAATGAGTAATCCGCTGCGTTTCATCGAGGAAAAGCCCCGCTCTACGCCGGTGCGAGCCGAAACCGAAGTCCTTGTGGTCGGCGGCGGATCGGCTGGCGTCTCGGCTGCTGTCGCCGCCGCCCGGAACGGTGCCGATGTGATGCTGGTCGAACGCCTCGGCTATCTTGGCGGGTTGGCCACCGGCGGCCTGATTATTCTCCTGCTCACGCTGGATGACGGTCGCGGCCGGCAGGTCATTGGCGGTGTATGCCAAGAGATGACCGACCGCCTTCAGCAGCGCGGTGCGGCCTACTTTCCGCCCAAGAGCGAGTGGGGCAGCGATGCTGAAGCGCTCGTGGCGCGTGACCGGGCATGGGGTTTAGTGTGGGGGCATGGTCCGCATCGCGTCCGCTACTCCGTGGCCTACGATCCCGAAGAGTTCAAATTCGCTTTGAACAATATGGTGGAAGAGGCGAAGGTCCGTCTTCTGATGCACGCATATGCCTGCGAAGCGATTGTGGAAGACGGGCGCGTCGCCGGGGTGACGTTTCAGAGTAAGTCCGGACGCTTCGCCATTCTCGCCAAGACGGTGATCGACGCGACTGGTGATGGAGACATCTTTACGTCTGCCGGCGTCGCCTATGGAAAAGAAGACGTGCTGCCTTGGCTATGGTTCAGCATGGGCGGGGTGCAGAATCCTGAAGCGGCTATCGATGCTGGCGGGTGGTTCTTCCACA contains the following coding sequences:
- a CDS encoding FAD-dependent oxidoreductase, with protein sequence MSNPLRFIEEKPRSTPVRAETEVLVVGGGSAGVSAAVAAARNGADVMLVERLGYLGGLATGGLIILLLTLDDGRGRQVIGGVCQEMTDRLQQRGAAYFPPKSEWGSDAEALVARDRAWGLVWGHGPHRVRYSVAYDPEEFKFALNNMVEEAKVRLLMHAYACEAIVEDGRVAGVTFQSKSGRFAILAKTVIDATGDGDIFTSAGVAYGKEDVLPWLWFSMGGVQNPEAAIDAGGWFFHTMGEGRVLLPWGATERVTRKIDATNPDDLTYAELECRKRVMEEVDRLRRDIPGFRNAHLCHIADQLGITESRRLVGEYMLDRGDIDKPCDDVIAITGHWTQYESLYYIPYRSLLPKEFSNLLVAGRCISVDHRVHHATKEIPPCMATGEAAGTAAALAVRGNFDPKHLDVRTLQQRLEARGAIVRL